The following coding sequences lie in one Deltaproteobacteria bacterium genomic window:
- a CDS encoding serine/threonine protein kinase: protein MADTRTEEPTTGPARADTVPAASSAEPAPAAIGRYVVTGKLGAGGMGVVYRAFDPQLQRTVAIKLVRPRRARDPAAAEHHARLLREARALAALSHPNVVPVFDVGEHDGGMFVAMQLIEGDNMQRWLAREQPPWRRILGVFRAAGRGLAAAHTAGLVHRDFKPANVLVGDDGRVRVVDFGLARAALGEDERAEGRLDPELFGSVTQVGVLVGTPLYMAPEQFVGGAADARADQYAFCVAFFEALYGHAPFVGPELRPMLAAKRRGQVPPRPAHGRGADVPQALHDVIARGLQPDPARRFGNMPDLLRELRRISEANTAEDSEASSRRRGLLLFLVVALVAVVVFVARCATNG from the coding sequence GTGGCGGATACCCGCACCGAAGAACCGACCACCGGCCCCGCGCGGGCGGACACGGTGCCGGCGGCGAGCTCCGCCGAACCCGCACCCGCGGCGATCGGCCGTTATGTCGTCACCGGCAAGCTCGGCGCCGGGGGCATGGGCGTGGTCTACCGCGCCTTCGACCCGCAGCTGCAGCGCACCGTCGCGATCAAGCTGGTGCGCCCTCGCCGGGCTCGCGATCCCGCGGCCGCCGAGCACCACGCACGCTTGCTGCGCGAGGCCCGGGCCCTCGCGGCGCTGTCACACCCCAACGTGGTGCCGGTGTTCGACGTCGGCGAGCACGACGGCGGCATGTTCGTCGCGATGCAGCTCATCGAGGGCGACAACATGCAGCGATGGCTGGCGCGCGAGCAACCGCCGTGGCGCCGCATCCTCGGGGTCTTCCGCGCCGCCGGTCGTGGCCTCGCCGCCGCCCACACCGCGGGCCTCGTCCACCGCGACTTCAAGCCCGCCAACGTGTTGGTGGGCGACGACGGCCGCGTGCGCGTGGTCGACTTCGGGCTCGCCCGCGCTGCGCTCGGCGAGGACGAGCGCGCCGAAGGGCGCCTCGATCCCGAGCTGTTCGGCAGCGTCACGCAGGTCGGCGTGCTGGTCGGGACCCCGCTGTACATGGCGCCGGAGCAGTTCGTGGGCGGGGCCGCCGACGCGCGCGCCGATCAGTACGCGTTCTGTGTGGCGTTCTTCGAGGCGCTCTACGGCCACGCGCCGTTCGTGGGCCCCGAGCTGCGGCCGATGCTCGCGGCCAAGCGCAGGGGCCAGGTGCCACCCCGGCCCGCCCACGGCCGCGGCGCCGACGTGCCCCAGGCGCTCCACGACGTGATCGCCCGCGGGCTGCAGCCCGACCCCGCGCGCCGCTTCGGCAACATGCCCGATCTCCTGCGAGAGCTGCGACGCATCAGCGAGGCCAACACCGCCGAGGACAGCGAGGCCTCGTCGCGCCGACGTGGCTTGCTACTGTTCCTCGTGGTCGCGCTGGTCGCCGTGGTGGTGTTCGTGGCCCGTTGTGCGACCAACGGCTGA
- a CDS encoding FHA domain-containing protein: protein MSPISITVFDAETGTTSEYSFSKSPIRIGRNPLNDLSLPFPFVSGWHAIVRFDDETARFFDLGSTNGTLLDGRRVQAGEPVDIGAMLSVTIGRLELRLSKAGEHAGVSAGMPAPAGPSASPWATTPAPSAVQPTAAWAVVGAIDPARAGARQTAAAPAGTAHVPMHEIHDAVTGLRPAVEQFRRAWSTVMTAMHHTLSSMDGGTRQFALSVFQREFPELEREPEFAQVLAQAGVASAPKPTAPAGARAGGGDLGNVARLAEAVRPGEEPPRTPEEASRFLRCVEDVLRASAKAFVELQKGQEQFGNEMGVRTIKEFTPLHAAGTAENVLKYLLDWQVGGPHRTQELVGVYADLMIHQVALINGVLEGARGLLARLDPGAIERQVTAAWPTRGAALWKQYMQRHRELLESDRLLTEAMFGPEFARAYAEVGGEGN, encoded by the coding sequence ATGTCGCCGATCTCGATCACGGTGTTCGATGCCGAGACTGGCACTACATCGGAGTACAGCTTCTCCAAGTCGCCGATCCGCATCGGTCGCAACCCGCTCAACGATCTCTCGTTGCCGTTTCCGTTCGTTTCGGGCTGGCACGCGATCGTCCGCTTCGATGACGAGACCGCGCGTTTCTTCGATCTCGGTTCCACCAACGGGACCCTGCTCGACGGTCGGCGCGTGCAGGCGGGCGAGCCGGTCGACATCGGGGCGATGTTGTCGGTGACGATCGGCCGACTCGAGCTGCGGCTGTCGAAGGCGGGGGAGCACGCCGGGGTGTCTGCGGGGATGCCCGCCCCAGCGGGGCCCTCGGCATCGCCGTGGGCGACGACGCCGGCCCCATCCGCGGTGCAGCCGACCGCAGCATGGGCCGTGGTCGGAGCGATCGATCCCGCGCGGGCGGGCGCGCGGCAGACCGCGGCCGCGCCCGCGGGCACCGCCCACGTGCCGATGCACGAGATCCACGACGCGGTCACGGGGCTGCGTCCTGCAGTCGAGCAGTTTCGTCGGGCGTGGTCCACGGTGATGACCGCGATGCACCACACGCTGTCGAGCATGGACGGCGGCACCCGACAGTTCGCGCTGTCGGTGTTTCAGCGCGAGTTCCCAGAGCTCGAGCGCGAGCCCGAGTTCGCCCAGGTGTTGGCGCAGGCCGGCGTCGCGTCGGCGCCCAAGCCCACGGCGCCGGCGGGCGCGCGTGCCGGTGGGGGCGATCTCGGCAACGTGGCGCGCCTCGCCGAGGCGGTCCGTCCCGGCGAAGAACCACCGCGCACGCCGGAGGAGGCGAGCCGGTTCCTGCGCTGCGTGGAGGACGTGCTGCGCGCGAGCGCGAAGGCCTTCGTCGAGCTGCAGAAGGGGCAGGAGCAGTTCGGCAACGAGATGGGCGTGCGCACCATCAAGGAGTTCACGCCGCTGCACGCGGCCGGCACCGCGGAGAACGTGCTCAAGTACCTGCTCGACTGGCAGGTCGGTGGGCCCCATCGCACGCAGGAGCTGGTCGGCGTCTACGCGGACCTGATGATCCACCAGGTAGCGCTCATCAACGGCGTCCTCGAGGGTGCCCGTGGGCTGCTCGCGCGGCTCGATCCCGGTGCCATCGAGCGTCAGGTCACCGCCGCATGGCCGACCCGCGGGGCGGCGCTGTGGAAGCAGTACATGCAGCGACACCGCGAGCTGCTCGAGTCGGATCGTCTGCTGACCGAGGCGATGTTCGGGCCCGAGTTCGCGCGCGCCTACGCCGAGGTCGGCGGCGAGGGCAACTAG
- a CDS encoding HAMP domain-containing histidine kinase, with product MDNGDRRAETDALMRAGARLRLVHEGGGDDEPATPEELNLRVLLPLMRYLRAEFGQATIDRLARDAGIDEELLRRANAWTSHPCFEAMLAGARKLFDSDQAFMRACTHDMVKVYGPLLLVIRCISVESAYRMMAGTSHLATRISRYEVRASSRTSIRLRYVSTKTESRLMCLSRQAQLRAGPTLYWGMAPAALHESKCLAHGDDACEYTLRWYQPLRWRGPLLGGLLGALPLAIALLLGVTPAPLLAVMAVLLGMASGLAIEQRRLVSDHLQFAEQTNREFDHLVQAHAWAVDEVLALHQRERQWGEQREAALEERAARLDRVVDRLQDIGEPNRDKLRNLSHDINNPLAVLLGIAAHMRRAMTSEDLADTATTLETTVSQLSGLVREIANIASHEPATPFEPARIDVTELTQRMRRQLRATVVARDIRVTVFQTREAPEHIVTLPAMLERVIDNILTNAAKYTERGSIVVEVGGTPGHLLLKVSDTGRGIGPERLEQVLSTGGPDPNPPVGGSHGAGLSIVARLLDGLGGRLEIMSEPGRGTTLWVYVPSDLARAELGPRELPADDSLQGVMERVVRVRAKPTFGGDGS from the coding sequence GTGGACAACGGTGATCGACGGGCCGAGACCGACGCGCTCATGCGGGCGGGGGCGCGGCTGCGACTGGTGCACGAGGGCGGCGGCGACGACGAGCCCGCGACCCCCGAGGAGCTGAATCTCCGGGTCCTGCTGCCGCTGATGCGGTACCTCCGCGCCGAGTTCGGCCAAGCCACCATCGATCGACTCGCCCGCGACGCTGGCATCGACGAGGAGCTGCTGCGTCGGGCCAACGCGTGGACCTCCCATCCCTGCTTCGAAGCGATGCTCGCCGGTGCGCGCAAGCTGTTCGACAGCGATCAGGCGTTCATGCGCGCCTGCACCCACGACATGGTGAAGGTGTACGGGCCACTGCTGCTGGTGATCCGCTGCATCTCGGTCGAGAGCGCGTACCGCATGATGGCCGGCACCAGCCACCTGGCGACTCGCATCAGCCGCTACGAGGTGCGGGCCTCGTCGCGCACGTCGATTCGCTTGCGCTACGTCTCGACCAAGACCGAGTCGCGCCTGATGTGCCTGTCGCGACAGGCCCAGCTGCGCGCCGGGCCCACGCTCTACTGGGGCATGGCGCCGGCGGCCCTGCACGAGAGCAAGTGCCTCGCCCACGGCGACGACGCCTGCGAGTACACGCTGCGCTGGTACCAGCCGCTGCGCTGGCGCGGACCGCTGCTCGGCGGCCTGCTCGGCGCGCTGCCGCTGGCGATCGCGCTGCTGCTGGGCGTGACCCCAGCCCCGCTGCTGGCGGTGATGGCGGTGCTGCTGGGCATGGCGAGCGGGCTCGCGATCGAGCAGCGGCGCCTGGTCTCCGACCACCTGCAATTCGCCGAGCAGACCAACCGCGAGTTCGATCACCTCGTGCAGGCGCACGCGTGGGCGGTCGACGAGGTGCTCGCGCTACACCAACGCGAGCGGCAGTGGGGCGAGCAACGCGAGGCCGCGCTCGAAGAACGCGCCGCCCGACTCGACCGCGTGGTCGATCGCCTGCAGGACATCGGCGAGCCCAACCGCGACAAGCTGCGGAACCTATCCCATGACATCAACAACCCCCTCGCGGTGCTGCTCGGCATCGCCGCGCACATGCGCCGCGCAATGACCTCCGAGGATCTCGCGGACACCGCGACCACCCTCGAGACCACCGTGTCGCAGCTGAGCGGCCTCGTGCGGGAGATCGCCAACATCGCATCCCACGAGCCGGCGACCCCCTTCGAGCCCGCGCGCATCGACGTCACCGAGCTGACCCAGCGCATGCGTCGACAGCTGCGGGCGACCGTCGTGGCGCGGGACATCCGGGTCACCGTGTTCCAGACCCGCGAGGCGCCCGAACACATCGTCACGCTGCCGGCGATGCTCGAGCGCGTGATCGACAACATCCTCACCAACGCCGCCAAGTACACCGAGCGCGGCAGCATCGTGGTCGAGGTCGGCGGGACCCCGGGGCACCTGCTGCTCAAGGTCTCCGATACCGGCCGCGGCATCGGGCCGGAGCGACTCGAGCAGGTGCTGAGCACCGGCGGGCCCGATCCCAATCCCCCCGTCGGCGGCAGCCACGGCGCGGGCCTCAGCATCGTCGCGCGGCTACTCGACGGGCTCGGCGGTCGCCTCGAGATCATGAGCGAACCCGGGCGGGGCACGACGCTGTGGGTCTACGTGCCGTCGGATCTCGCCCGCGCCGAGCTCGGGCCGCGCGAGCTGCCGGCCGACGACTCGTTGCAGGGCGTGATGGAGCGCGTGGTTCGAGTCCGCGCCAAGCCCACGTTCGGAGGGGACGGCAGCTGA
- a CDS encoding thiamine pyrophosphate-binding protein, producing the protein MPVHEQLTMADVFLRYLRAEGARVVFGVPGGLLHPFFAAVARDPEFRLIVTRHECGAAFMADGFARTGGAMAVCAGTSGPGATNLLTGVACAYSDGVPMLVVTGQAPSHALGKGAAQETPPEDIDIVAMFKPITKYSTMIPGPARLAHHLRRALRLALTGRPGPVHLNIPVDYWDQPAVEDWFDPATYRPAYELFDRRAVSSAARRLLTARKPVILIGSGAATSDAAEHVRSLAELLPARVATTPRAKGVFPEDHPLSLGVMGIAGHSAARIALLSDDVDVLLTVGASLNETTTLNWHPRFRPSEALIQIDVMADRIARNYPVDIALVGDAQTIAIELIYHIHRLLRDGVAAQSAWRDELELTHGHEFYDAPELRCSDAVPVTPQRWRVELNAVLPEDAVVFSDIGGHMLFNVHDLCIREQQRFVLNLGFGSMGHGTAAPIGAALAEPQRPIIAIIGDACFAMQGMELLTAVEYDIPVVWIVENNQMHGITWFGSQLVGAGEPLDAVRNRRPVDIAGIARAMGLHAWVVERPRELGPAVREALAGRHPAVIEVRVAAEIAPPLGPRAQVIAGFRDR; encoded by the coding sequence GTGCCGGTGCACGAACAGCTGACGATGGCGGACGTGTTCCTGCGCTACCTGCGAGCCGAGGGCGCGCGGGTCGTGTTCGGCGTGCCGGGTGGCCTGCTGCACCCCTTCTTCGCGGCGGTCGCCCGCGACCCCGAGTTCCGCCTCATCGTGACCCGTCACGAGTGCGGTGCGGCGTTCATGGCCGACGGCTTCGCGCGCACCGGCGGCGCCATGGCGGTCTGTGCCGGCACCTCGGGTCCCGGTGCGACCAACCTGCTCACCGGGGTCGCGTGCGCCTACTCGGACGGCGTACCGATGCTGGTCGTGACCGGGCAGGCGCCCTCGCACGCGCTCGGCAAGGGTGCGGCCCAGGAGACGCCACCGGAGGACATCGACATCGTCGCGATGTTCAAGCCCATCACGAAGTACTCGACGATGATCCCCGGGCCCGCACGCCTGGCGCATCACCTGCGTCGCGCACTGCGACTGGCGCTGACCGGTCGCCCGGGTCCGGTGCACCTCAACATCCCCGTCGACTACTGGGATCAACCCGCGGTCGAGGACTGGTTCGATCCCGCGACCTACCGCCCGGCCTACGAGCTGTTCGATCGTCGCGCGGTGAGCAGCGCGGCGCGCCGCCTGCTGACCGCGCGCAAGCCGGTGATCCTCATCGGCTCCGGCGCGGCGACCTCGGACGCCGCCGAGCACGTGCGATCGCTGGCGGAGCTGCTGCCGGCCCGGGTCGCGACCACCCCGCGGGCCAAGGGCGTGTTCCCCGAGGACCACCCGCTGTCGCTCGGCGTGATGGGCATCGCGGGCCACTCCGCGGCCCGCATCGCGTTGCTCTCCGACGACGTCGACGTCTTGCTCACGGTCGGCGCCTCGCTCAACGAGACCACCACGCTCAACTGGCACCCGCGCTTCCGACCCTCCGAGGCGCTGATCCAGATCGACGTGATGGCCGATCGCATTGCCCGCAACTATCCAGTCGACATCGCATTGGTCGGCGACGCCCAGACCATCGCCATCGAGCTCATCTATCACATCCATCGCCTGCTGCGCGACGGCGTGGCCGCGCAGTCGGCGTGGCGGGACGAGCTCGAGCTGACCCACGGCCACGAATTCTACGACGCACCCGAGCTGCGCTGCTCCGACGCGGTGCCGGTGACCCCGCAGCGTTGGCGCGTGGAGCTCAACGCCGTGCTGCCGGAGGACGCGGTGGTGTTCTCGGACATCGGCGGCCACATGCTCTTCAACGTGCACGACCTGTGCATCCGTGAGCAGCAGCGCTTCGTGCTGAACCTCGGCTTCGGTTCGATGGGCCACGGCACCGCGGCGCCGATCGGCGCCGCCTTGGCCGAGCCGCAGCGGCCGATCATCGCCATCATCGGCGACGCCTGCTTCGCCATGCAGGGCATGGAGCTGCTGACCGCCGTGGAGTACGACATCCCGGTCGTGTGGATCGTCGAGAACAACCAGATGCACGGCATCACATGGTTCGGCAGCCAGCTGGTCGGCGCCGGCGAGCCACTCGACGCGGTCCGCAACCGACGCCCGGTCGACATCGCCGGCATCGCGCGCGCCATGGGCCTGCACGCGTGGGTGGTCGAGCGGCCGCGCGAGCTCGGCCCCGCGGTGCGCGAGGCACTCGCGGGTCGACACCCCGCGGTGATCGAGGTCCGCGTCGCCGCCGAGATCGCACCACCGCTGGGGCCCCGCGCGCAGGTCATCGCGGGCTTCCGCGACCGGTGA
- a CDS encoding SDR family NAD(P)-dependent oxidoreductase — MSDVVVTGASSGIGASVSRRLQAAGHRVIAIVRRDDAMPASAAVVPVVVDLRADDLVALVRAAIAEHVGPAGLGGVVHCAGQPTLGPLEHVPLSQLRASFELHAVALVALAQACLPALRRGHGRIVAVGSVGGRVATPWLGAYGASKFALVGLTGALRHELRPFGIHVSLVEPGVVDTPMLPAGEQLYVDALAALPATETAYAAGLARAQATYRRATARPMTPDRVATAVMHALFAARPRPRYLVGVDAHLATTLQWLLPTRAFEWLVRRL, encoded by the coding sequence GTGAGCGACGTCGTCGTCACCGGTGCCAGCAGTGGCATCGGCGCGAGCGTGAGCCGGCGGTTGCAGGCCGCCGGCCATCGCGTGATTGCGATCGTGCGCCGCGACGACGCGATGCCGGCGAGTGCCGCGGTGGTACCGGTCGTCGTCGACCTCCGCGCCGATGACTTGGTCGCGCTCGTGCGCGCGGCGATCGCCGAACACGTCGGGCCCGCAGGACTCGGCGGCGTGGTGCACTGCGCGGGGCAGCCGACCTTGGGTCCGCTCGAGCACGTGCCGCTGTCGCAGCTGCGAGCGTCGTTCGAGCTGCACGCGGTGGCTCTGGTCGCGCTCGCGCAGGCGTGCCTGCCGGCGCTGCGTCGCGGTCACGGCCGCATCGTCGCGGTGGGCTCGGTCGGCGGTCGTGTCGCGACGCCGTGGTTGGGGGCGTATGGCGCCTCGAAGTTCGCGCTGGTTGGTCTCACCGGCGCGTTGCGCCACGAGCTGCGACCATTTGGGATCCACGTGAGCCTGGTCGAGCCCGGCGTGGTCGACACACCGATGCTGCCCGCCGGCGAGCAGCTCTACGTCGATGCGCTCGCGGCCCTGCCGGCCACGGAGACCGCGTACGCCGCCGGCCTCGCGCGGGCGCAAGCGACCTATCGACGCGCGACCGCGCGGCCGATGACGCCCGATCGCGTGGCCACGGCGGTGATGCATGCATTGTTCGCGGCCCGGCCGCGTCCGCGCTACCTCGTGGGCGTCGATGCCCACCTCGCCACGACGCTGCAGTGGCTGCTGCCGACGCGCGCGTTCGAGTGGCTCGTGCGACGCCTGTGA
- the tssH gene encoding type VI secretion system ATPase TssH, with protein MRVEPKALVRRLNPTCTRALEGVVERAAAGRYYEITPDHMLHGLLLVEDGDAAAILHHFRKDRLRIAAAVERSLQKLRTGNAGRPMFAETLFTWFENAWVSASLERNAVQLRSADLLLEFVAHVGRYTTESFADLEAIDENELKKGLVEIIAGTKEALEVPQASGEPGAPRAAGAPGREALDRFTISFTDKARKGEIDPIFGRDAEIRQVIDILARRRKNNPIIVGEPGVGKTALVEGLARAIVAKEVPAELQQVELLGLDMGLLKAGAGVRGELENRLKKVIAEVKGSPTPIIVFIDEAHTLIGQGADGNEIPNLLKPALARGEMRTIAATTWSEYKKYFEKDAALERRFQPVKVDQPTVADAVLMLRGLRHTYENAHDVIVRDDAVIAAVELSERYITGRQLPDKAVDLLDTAAARVRIEQDAPPAQLTQLRSELASVERELTARRRDIDDAAAKDDGKPAELQARIEQIQAEMGQLEQKLAAEKDAIARLKHALTQLREAEDNNRAERVSAVEAARASLAEVCGETPLVHAEVDRDSIGQVVADWTGIPVGKMKAGSIEVVLELESNLEARIKGQNHATKAVAEAIRMSHAGVRNPETPIAVMLFVGPSGVGKTETALALADLLYGGERSMTTINMSEFQEKHTVSRLIGSPPGYVGYGEGGMLTEAVRQKPYSVVLLDECEKADLEVMNLFYQVFDKGMLSDGEGRVVNFRNTVVILTSNLATDAIMKLHENGAKPSPEEVATAIRPILSKHFKPALLARMTMVPYRPMDPEILADIAKLKLASLGKRIRGAHGTEVTFEDSLITELVGRCTESETGARALDHALRGSLMPNLARSLLEQMAQGAVPPKLSIGIGFGGAWRFDYAT; from the coding sequence ATGCGCGTCGAACCCAAAGCTCTCGTCCGTCGTCTCAACCCCACCTGCACGCGCGCGCTCGAGGGCGTGGTCGAGCGCGCGGCCGCGGGCCGCTACTACGAGATCACGCCCGACCACATGCTGCACGGGCTGCTGCTGGTCGAGGACGGCGACGCCGCGGCGATCCTGCACCACTTCCGCAAGGACCGGCTGCGCATCGCCGCCGCGGTCGAGCGCTCGCTGCAGAAGCTCCGCACCGGCAACGCCGGCCGCCCGATGTTCGCCGAGACGCTCTTCACGTGGTTCGAGAACGCGTGGGTGAGCGCCTCGCTCGAGCGCAACGCGGTGCAGCTGCGCTCGGCCGATCTGCTGCTCGAGTTCGTGGCCCACGTCGGCCGCTACACCACCGAGAGCTTCGCCGACCTCGAGGCGATCGACGAGAACGAGCTCAAGAAGGGGTTGGTCGAGATCATCGCCGGCACCAAGGAGGCGCTCGAGGTGCCCCAGGCCAGCGGTGAGCCGGGCGCGCCACGGGCCGCCGGGGCGCCGGGGCGCGAGGCGCTGGATCGCTTCACGATCTCGTTCACCGACAAGGCCCGCAAAGGCGAGATCGATCCGATCTTCGGGCGCGACGCCGAGATCCGGCAGGTCATCGACATCCTCGCGCGCCGTCGCAAGAACAACCCCATCATCGTGGGCGAGCCCGGCGTCGGCAAGACCGCGCTGGTCGAGGGCCTCGCGCGCGCCATCGTGGCCAAGGAGGTCCCGGCCGAGCTGCAGCAGGTCGAGCTGCTCGGGCTCGACATGGGCCTGCTCAAGGCCGGCGCCGGCGTACGCGGCGAGCTGGAGAACCGCCTCAAGAAGGTCATCGCGGAGGTGAAGGGCTCGCCGACGCCGATCATCGTGTTCATCGACGAGGCCCACACGCTGATCGGCCAGGGCGCCGACGGCAACGAGATTCCAAATCTGCTCAAGCCCGCGCTGGCGCGCGGTGAGATGCGAACGATCGCGGCGACCACCTGGTCCGAGTACAAGAAGTACTTCGAGAAGGACGCCGCGCTCGAGCGTCGCTTCCAGCCGGTGAAGGTCGACCAGCCGACCGTCGCCGACGCGGTCTTGATGCTCCGCGGCCTGCGGCACACCTACGAGAACGCCCACGACGTCATCGTGCGCGACGACGCAGTCATCGCCGCGGTCGAGCTCTCGGAGCGCTACATCACCGGTCGGCAGCTGCCCGACAAGGCGGTCGACCTGCTCGACACCGCGGCTGCGCGGGTGCGCATCGAGCAGGATGCACCGCCGGCCCAGCTGACGCAGCTGCGCTCCGAGCTCGCCAGCGTCGAGCGCGAGCTGACTGCGCGGCGACGCGACATCGACGACGCGGCCGCCAAGGACGACGGCAAGCCCGCCGAGCTGCAGGCCCGCATCGAGCAGATCCAGGCCGAGATGGGCCAGCTCGAGCAGAAGCTCGCCGCCGAGAAGGACGCCATTGCGCGGCTCAAGCACGCGCTCACGCAGCTGCGCGAGGCCGAGGACAACAACCGCGCGGAGCGGGTGTCGGCGGTCGAGGCCGCGCGCGCGTCGCTGGCCGAGGTCTGCGGCGAGACCCCGCTGGTCCACGCCGAGGTCGATCGCGACTCGATCGGCCAGGTCGTCGCGGACTGGACCGGCATCCCGGTCGGCAAGATGAAGGCCGGCTCGATCGAGGTCGTGCTGGAGCTGGAGTCGAACCTCGAGGCGCGCATCAAGGGCCAGAACCACGCCACCAAGGCGGTCGCCGAGGCCATCCGCATGTCGCACGCCGGCGTGCGCAACCCCGAGACACCGATCGCGGTGATGCTGTTCGTGGGGCCGTCGGGCGTCGGCAAGACCGAGACCGCGCTCGCGCTCGCCGACCTGCTCTACGGCGGCGAGCGGTCGATGACGACCATCAACATGTCGGAGTTCCAGGAGAAGCACACCGTGAGCCGCTTGATCGGCTCGCCGCCCGGCTACGTCGGCTACGGCGAGGGCGGCATGCTCACCGAGGCGGTGCGGCAGAAGCCCTACAGCGTGGTGCTGCTCGACGAGTGCGAGAAGGCCGACCTCGAGGTGATGAACCTCTTCTACCAGGTGTTCGACAAGGGCATGCTGTCGGATGGCGAAGGTCGCGTCGTCAACTTCCGCAACACGGTCGTGATCCTGACCAGCAACCTCGCGACCGACGCGATCATGAAGCTGCACGAGAACGGCGCCAAGCCGTCGCCGGAGGAGGTCGCGACCGCGATCCGACCGATCCTGAGCAAGCACTTCAAGCCGGCGTTGCTGGCTCGCATGACGATGGTGCCGTATCGGCCGATGGACCCCGAGATCCTCGCCGACATCGCGAAGCTCAAGCTCGCCAGCCTCGGCAAGCGCATCCGCGGCGCCCACGGTACCGAAGTGACCTTCGAGGACTCGCTCATCACCGAGCTGGTCGGGCGTTGCACCGAGTCCGAGACCGGCGCCCGCGCGCTCGACCACGCGCTGCGCGGCTCGTTGATGCCGAACCTCGCGCGGAGCCTACTCGAGCAGATGGCCCAGGGCGCCGTGCCGCCCAAGCTGTCGATCGGCATCGGCTTCGGCGGCGCTTGGCGCTTCGACTACGCGACGTGA
- the tssG gene encoding type VI secretion system baseplate subunit TssG, translating to MGRDAGGLDQETERGLRERVLTQASTYDFFVAVGMLERATPNAVRIGGDGPPDGESIRFRHDPSLAFSSGDITGVEYVEVPRGPHQALEKRRHRYHVTTSFLGLTGSASPMPLFMSEELLQAQESGALRRDFLDLFHHRLLSLVYRIGIKFDVPREFTTDCGDAWTMRMLALAGLDAFSGRRTKHVPLWRMARIAPLLASRVRSAHVIERALQDVCSEALGDAVVEMVQFAGGWSPIDPEQRTTLGVLNSRLGHSSVLGVQCFDRAGKAVVRIGPLQENFRRFLVDGDMYPVIRELLGLMAPEPIEFELDLVLAEHARPPFRLGVASGQRVGIDSWLSSRQGAKSRTHLRVPMPLTSKQPSEPIESP from the coding sequence GTGGGCCGCGACGCCGGCGGGCTCGATCAGGAGACCGAGCGCGGGCTGCGGGAGCGCGTGCTGACGCAGGCGTCGACCTACGACTTCTTCGTGGCGGTCGGCATGCTCGAGCGCGCCACGCCCAATGCGGTGCGCATCGGTGGCGACGGCCCGCCCGACGGCGAGTCGATCCGTTTTCGCCACGACCCCTCGCTGGCGTTCTCGAGCGGCGACATCACCGGCGTCGAGTACGTCGAGGTGCCGCGCGGCCCCCACCAGGCGCTCGAGAAGCGCCGCCACCGCTACCACGTGACGACCAGCTTCCTGGGACTGACCGGCTCGGCGTCACCGATGCCGCTGTTCATGTCCGAGGAGCTGCTGCAGGCGCAGGAGTCCGGCGCGCTGCGCCGCGACTTCCTCGATCTGTTCCACCACCGGCTGCTCAGCCTGGTCTACCGCATCGGCATCAAGTTCGACGTGCCGCGCGAGTTCACCACCGACTGCGGCGACGCGTGGACCATGCGCATGCTCGCGCTCGCGGGGCTCGATGCGTTCTCCGGGCGACGCACCAAGCACGTGCCGCTGTGGCGGATGGCTCGCATCGCGCCGCTGCTGGCCTCGCGCGTGCGCTCTGCGCACGTCATCGAGCGTGCGCTGCAGGACGTTTGCAGCGAGGCGCTGGGTGACGCCGTCGTCGAGATGGTGCAGTTCGCCGGCGGCTGGTCGCCGATCGACCCCGAGCAGCGCACCACGCTCGGCGTGCTCAACTCGCGGCTCGGCCACAGCTCGGTGCTGGGCGTGCAGTGCTTCGATCGCGCCGGCAAGGCGGTGGTGCGGATCGGCCCGCTGCAGGAGAACTTCCGCCGCTTCCTCGTCGACGGTGACATGTACCCGGTCATCCGCGAGTTGCTCGGGCTGATGGCGCCCGAGCCGATCGAGTTCGAGCTCGATCTGGTGCTCGCCGAGCACGCGCGCCCGCCGTTTCGCCTCGGCGTGGCCTCGGGCCAGCGCGTGGGCATCGATTCCTGGCTGTCGTCGCGACAGGGCGCGAAGAGTCGCACCCACCTGCGCGTGCCGATGCCGCTGACTTCCAAGCAACCCTCCGAACCGATCGAGTCCCCGTAG